In one Leishmania braziliensis MHOM/BR/75/M2904 complete genome, chromosome 32 genomic region, the following are encoded:
- a CDS encoding putative NUDIX hydrolase dihydroneopterin triphosphate pyrophosphohydrolase/hydrolase: protein MRKLVNEQTHLGKAEKKIVIIRGEDGCAYRRSIQVFFMNESAEFLLCQPVGECNDKFLQTVQGGSEGEESPQETARRETWEEIGLNLEKDATFICEVQPPAAAMGEEGQAGETRNEANEIVSEHRSAFRYKSKTWAKQGIRGQELYPLLYFLGREKVQHINTHGWERGIRAEFRSVKWGMLAELEEKAPPSKKAVMKSVCSAVAAAAKSFVESCSSSTAGLPNVTNEEPLVA from the coding sequence ATGAGGAAGCTGGTGAATGAGCAGACCCACCTCGGTAAGGCGGAGAAAAAAATAGTGATTATTCGCGGCGAAGACGGTTGTGCGTATCGTCGCAGCATTCAGGTGTTTTTCATGAATGAGAGCGCTGAGTTTCTTCTCTGCCAGCCTGTGGGGGAGTGCAACGACAAGTTTCTCCAAACAGTACAAGGTggcagcgagggcgaggAGTCTCCGCAAGAAACAGCGCGGCGTGAGACGTGGGAGGAGATTGGACTGAATCTCGAGAAGGACGCCACGTTTATATGCGAGGTGCaacctcctgctgctgcgatgggAGAGGAAGGGCAAGCAGGAGAGACGAGAAACGAAGCGAACGAAATCGTGTCTgaacaccgcagcgcctttcGCTACAAGAGCAAGACGTGGGCGAAGCAGGGCATTAGAGGCCAAGAGCTCTACCCCCTGTTGTACTTCTTGGGACGGGAGAAGGTGCAACACATCAACACACATGGGTGGGAGCGCGGCATTCGAGCAGAGTTTCGCTCAGTCAAGTGGGGGATGTTGGCTGAGTTGGAAGAGAAGGCACCACCTTCGAAGAAGGCAGTGATGAAATCCGTGTGCTCCGCcgtggctgccgctgctaaGTCGTTCGTGGAGTCGTGtagctcctccaccgccggaCTGCCGAACGTGACCAACGAGGAGCCCTTAGTAGCTTAG